The Pseudomonas sp. G2-4 genome window below encodes:
- a CDS encoding phage tail tape measure protein: MSSDLRVALRIQAHSGNSRREIDQLNRDLRKAGKEGAKSLADESWKAGAAISKVGQAGATSYQVIRNSMRETAKAGSQTRLEISKTKDELKAMADAGRKAARDIKADAASADSQGVQPLRQSVERTESAFRRLAQNGGRNLQALKAVAAGVRKEFDRIKFLGASAQGQLAGLGVGIGAVAGLTGSARLDRQLIRTKQTANMSPEQKDDWKNEGFRIAKDYGLSRESVDSGFNTLIASGMDYDPAKKTADAIGQASTITGADSAVLGKAVVAAASAFNIDLNKGDAALDLLQKMTVAGRLGTAELENLSDLFPKIGGVASAAGMSIEQALAFTEALSKVELQPDRLGTLAESTLRVFSNKQYRDQITNSSGVGFFNKDGTSKNPLAVFEELKRKYSAMKTDEQRAKFMGVVFKGMDQDTVRGMRSMLTGERLDDFRNGATTLQKAEPIFNSDLKENTNSASGTAARMKATLGEAIDRMATPINKTFADMGSYLLDDLNLSGEQMLMGGAALGVGGYYGGRGAKAGAGALLNRVMGGPETLKNIAVGKVLEEATGVTSVFVTNWPGNMQSGVGMPDIPGGTSSSGKGKPGGFIAPWLAPIALGVSATQLSGSTGQNTDEDRLAMVARNKLLDDGQRAYQSSFYGNRIALAGQNPGQSQDWLSSQAQRLAHQQTGLTASGTSVAGANAWAAGVANRAVGAGADTQAAVTRLQQLLDKPLVIEVRSDSRMIQAEVERRTDLQVRRGQ; the protein is encoded by the coding sequence ATGAGTTCAGATTTGCGCGTTGCGCTCCGTATTCAAGCCCACTCGGGAAACAGCCGCCGCGAAATCGACCAGCTCAACCGCGACTTGCGCAAGGCTGGCAAGGAAGGCGCAAAGTCATTGGCCGATGAAAGCTGGAAGGCTGGGGCGGCCATTTCAAAGGTCGGCCAGGCTGGCGCAACGAGTTACCAGGTCATCCGAAACTCCATGCGCGAAACCGCGAAAGCGGGCTCGCAGACTCGGCTAGAGATCAGCAAGACCAAGGACGAACTTAAAGCGATGGCCGACGCTGGGCGCAAGGCTGCGCGAGACATCAAGGCCGACGCCGCAAGCGCGGATAGTCAAGGTGTGCAGCCGCTTCGTCAAAGCGTTGAGCGCACCGAATCAGCCTTCCGTCGTCTGGCGCAAAATGGTGGCCGCAATCTCCAGGCGCTTAAGGCTGTCGCAGCAGGTGTTCGCAAAGAGTTTGATCGAATCAAGTTTTTGGGGGCGAGTGCTCAGGGCCAATTGGCAGGCCTTGGCGTTGGCATAGGCGCTGTGGCCGGTTTGACCGGTAGTGCTCGTTTAGATCGTCAGTTAATCCGCACAAAACAAACGGCGAACATGTCGCCAGAGCAGAAGGACGATTGGAAGAACGAAGGCTTTAGGATCGCCAAGGACTACGGTTTGAGCCGCGAAAGTGTGGACTCTGGTTTTAATACCTTGATCGCCTCAGGCATGGATTATGACCCGGCTAAAAAGACTGCCGATGCTATCGGTCAGGCATCAACTATCACGGGCGCAGATTCCGCCGTCCTGGGTAAGGCTGTTGTTGCGGCTGCAAGCGCCTTTAACATCGATCTGAACAAGGGCGATGCGGCCCTCGACCTTTTGCAAAAAATGACCGTCGCAGGCCGCCTCGGTACGGCGGAACTTGAGAACTTATCTGATCTGTTTCCCAAAATTGGCGGTGTCGCATCAGCCGCAGGCATGTCGATTGAGCAAGCTCTCGCCTTCACTGAAGCCCTTTCGAAAGTCGAGCTACAACCGGATCGACTCGGGACGTTGGCCGAATCTACCCTTCGCGTATTCAGTAATAAGCAATACCGAGATCAAATCACCAACTCAAGCGGTGTTGGCTTTTTCAACAAAGACGGGACATCAAAGAACCCACTCGCTGTATTTGAAGAGTTGAAAAGAAAGTACAGCGCAATGAAAACAGATGAACAACGCGCAAAGTTTATGGGCGTCGTTTTCAAGGGCATGGACCAGGACACCGTGCGCGGTATGCGCAGCATGTTGACCGGCGAGCGCTTGGACGACTTCCGCAATGGCGCTACCACGCTCCAGAAAGCCGAACCAATCTTCAACAGTGACCTGAAAGAAAACACGAACAGTGCCAGCGGTACGGCTGCCCGAATGAAAGCTACTTTGGGTGAGGCCATCGACCGAATGGCGACGCCTATTAATAAAACCTTCGCGGATATGGGGAGCTACCTGCTCGATGACTTGAATTTGTCGGGCGAACAAATGCTCATGGGTGGTGCAGCATTGGGCGTGGGTGGTTATTACGGTGGGCGTGGTGCCAAAGCCGGTGCAGGTGCGTTGCTGAACAGGGTAATGGGTGGACCGGAGACGCTGAAGAACATAGCGGTCGGTAAGGTGTTGGAGGAAGCCACGGGAGTCACTTCAGTGTTTGTGACTAATTGGCCGGGCAACATGCAGTCTGGCGTTGGAATGCCGGATATCCCCGGTGGCACCTCTTCATCTGGCAAGGGCAAGCCTGGTGGTTTTATTGCGCCATGGTTGGCACCGATTGCGCTTGGCGTCAGTGCAACGCAACTCAGCGGATCGACCGGTCAGAACACCGACGAAGATCGCTTGGCCATGGTTGCAAGGAACAAGCTTTTGGACGACGGGCAGCGTGCCTATCAATCATCGTTCTATGGCAACCGCATTGCTCTGGCCGGGCAGAATCCCGGCCAATCTCAGGACTGGTTGTCGAGCCAAGCCCAACGCTTGGCGCATCAACAAACGGGGCTGACAGCTTCGGGCACATCCGTCGCAGGTGCCAACGCTTGGGCGGCTGGGGTTGCCAATCGTGCCGTAGGCGCTGGGGCTGATACACAAGCCGCAGTAACGCGCTTGCAGCAGCTCCTAGACAAACCATTGGTCATTGAGGTTCGGTCTGACTCACGAATGATCCAGGCCGAAGTCGAGCGCCGTACCGACCTGCAAGTGAGGCGCGGCCAATGA
- a CDS encoding phage tail protein: MADNYVGQIVLEINGTDYEVLSVEPSLKTGRKVVKTMNRTGRASGTAKGIEEHELKISVAIPKSGEPDWRALMDAKITIYPQDGGSKRQTWTGCSLLEMGSKYQVEGEATRDLTVAALNYYTE; the protein is encoded by the coding sequence ATGGCTGATAACTATGTGGGACAAATCGTCCTGGAGATCAACGGCACCGACTATGAAGTGCTCAGTGTTGAGCCGAGCCTCAAGACCGGACGCAAGGTGGTCAAGACCATGAACCGTACCGGTCGAGCTTCCGGCACGGCGAAAGGCATTGAAGAGCATGAGCTGAAAATCTCGGTGGCCATTCCCAAGTCGGGCGAACCGGATTGGCGCGCATTGATGGACGCCAAAATCACGATTTATCCCCAGGACGGTGGCAGCAAGCGCCAGACCTGGACCGGCTGCTCGTTGCTGGAGATGGGCAGCAAGTACCAGGTCGAAGGTGAAGCCACCCGAGATCTAACCGTCGCTGCATTGAACTACTACACGGAGTGA
- a CDS encoding phage tail sheath C-terminal domain-containing protein — translation MSIAFDTIPASIRKPGAYFEFNTSLAVRTLPTNKQSICLIVPLGANATAAPHVPIQVYSATEAGKLFGPVAEEMVAAAIGAYRYVAISAVGVVVEGDAEPSITAALDATALGGYTLLVPAWFSQTALTALRTHIQTYTDSIEQQSIIGVAALTSTLSAATTLAASLNSGAITLAVLPGTNSTARQVAAAYAAVIASEEDPARPLNTLVLKGIQVPTITQRLGRTEQETALANGVTPLEVAAGDVIQIVRAVTTYTKSAAGATDVSLLDLTTMRILYYVRNACRERIRLRFPRSKLSKKTPDAVRGELLDVLLKLEELEIIEEVEANADGLVVERSLQDVNRLNASIPTDVVNGLHVFAGRIDLLL, via the coding sequence ATGAGCATTGCCTTTGACACGATCCCGGCCTCGATCCGCAAGCCGGGTGCCTATTTTGAATTCAACACCAGCCTTGCCGTGCGTACACTGCCGACGAATAAACAGAGCATTTGCCTGATTGTTCCGCTTGGCGCCAACGCGACGGCGGCACCGCATGTGCCGATCCAGGTCTACAGTGCCACCGAAGCTGGGAAGCTCTTTGGGCCGGTTGCTGAAGAGATGGTCGCCGCTGCGATTGGAGCCTATCGCTACGTGGCTATCTCGGCCGTGGGTGTTGTGGTTGAAGGTGACGCCGAGCCAAGCATTACCGCCGCGCTGGATGCCACGGCGCTGGGCGGCTACACGCTGTTGGTGCCTGCCTGGTTCAGCCAAACCGCGTTGACTGCGCTGCGCACGCATATCCAGACCTACACCGACTCTATCGAGCAACAAAGCATCATCGGTGTGGCGGCGTTGACCAGCACCTTGTCCGCCGCCACCACGTTGGCCGCCTCGCTGAACTCGGGTGCGATCACCTTGGCCGTGCTGCCGGGCACCAACTCGACAGCGCGTCAGGTGGCTGCTGCCTACGCCGCCGTGATTGCTTCGGAGGAAGATCCGGCCCGGCCATTGAATACCCTGGTGCTGAAGGGTATCCAGGTGCCGACCATCACCCAGCGTCTTGGCCGCACCGAGCAGGAAACCGCGCTGGCCAATGGCGTTACACCATTGGAGGTTGCGGCCGGTGATGTGATTCAAATCGTGCGCGCCGTCACGACTTACACCAAGTCCGCAGCCGGTGCGACGGATGTGTCGCTGCTCGATCTGACCACCATGCGCATCCTGTATTACGTGCGCAATGCCTGTCGCGAGCGCATTCGCCTGCGCTTCCCTCGCTCGAAACTCTCCAAGAAAACGCCAGACGCCGTGCGCGGCGAGCTGCTGGACGTGCTGCTCAAGCTGGAAGAGCTGGAGATCATCGAAGAGGTGGAGGCCAACGCCGATGGCTTGGTGGTCGAGCGCTCGCTCCAGGACGTGAACCGCCTCAACGCTTCCATTCCCACCGATGTCGTCAACGGCCTGCATGTGTTTGCTGGCCGCATCGACCTGCTCTTGTAA
- a CDS encoding DUF2635 domain-containing protein, which translates to MEKDPYQQIEAAPADSVEVPDTSYYRRRIAAGELLISKKPRSSAKQPAQEPVE; encoded by the coding sequence ATGGAAAAAGACCCGTATCAACAGATCGAAGCGGCACCCGCTGACTCGGTCGAGGTGCCGGACACTTCTTATTACCGTCGCCGAATTGCGGCGGGCGAACTGCTCATCAGCAAGAAGCCTCGCAGCAGTGCCAAACAACCCGCACAGGAGCCCGTCGAATGA
- a CDS encoding phage protein Gp37, which yields MLGELEDLIEARLKELKAKLPKLAVESYGGELSDPDLLSGLLKRCPAVLVMVPKVTFKRSAQGRYSVPITFRLVIATRHPRGERETRRGTTPTDIGSYALWEACMHQLVDWQPWENRAAIRPTELSNLVNGKLSSDHLSVLGQSFLIELDWQKPAEALPDLLGINMAYHSPSDNPEPVATDNIELRDV from the coding sequence ATGCTGGGCGAGCTGGAGGACTTGATCGAGGCGCGGCTCAAAGAGCTGAAAGCCAAGCTGCCCAAGTTGGCCGTTGAAAGCTACGGCGGTGAGTTGAGCGACCCCGATCTGTTGTCCGGCTTGCTCAAGCGTTGCCCGGCCGTGTTGGTGATGGTGCCGAAAGTGACGTTTAAACGCTCTGCCCAAGGGCGCTACAGCGTGCCGATTACGTTCCGCCTGGTCATAGCCACCCGTCACCCACGCGGTGAGCGGGAGACCCGGCGCGGAACGACGCCAACTGATATCGGCAGCTATGCGCTTTGGGAGGCCTGCATGCATCAACTGGTGGACTGGCAGCCGTGGGAAAACCGCGCCGCCATCCGACCGACAGAACTATCCAACCTGGTCAACGGCAAGCTGTCGAGCGACCACCTGTCTGTCCTGGGGCAATCGTTCCTGATTGAGCTGGATTGGCAGAAACCGGCCGAGGCCTTGCCGGACCTGTTGGGCATCAACATGGCGTACCACTCGCCGTCGGATAACCCCGAGCCGGTGGCCACCGACAACATCGAACTGAGGGACGTGTAA
- a CDS encoding phage protein Gp36 family protein has protein sequence MNLTLPSATQLLIRFGARDISQVAAPDDGRTIEPELLVAAASGQPLDDWPAEDIAIAVATLARIADAVTRARSEVSFYLRFRPAGEDAPQWVTDDLAEIARYHLYDDAGKEESTVRVLYKDVIKRLETLAAEDKERGAGDGGQSGLQVSSQPRLMSRRTLRAL, from the coding sequence ATGAATCTGACGCTGCCATCGGCTACTCAACTGCTGATCCGCTTTGGTGCCCGCGACATCTCCCAGGTCGCGGCGCCGGACGACGGGCGGACCATTGAGCCGGAGCTGCTGGTGGCGGCTGCATCGGGTCAGCCGTTGGATGACTGGCCCGCCGAGGACATCGCCATCGCGGTTGCGACGTTGGCCAGGATCGCCGACGCCGTGACCAGGGCACGCAGTGAGGTTTCGTTTTACCTGCGTTTCCGCCCGGCCGGAGAGGATGCACCCCAATGGGTGACTGACGACCTGGCCGAGATTGCCCGCTACCACCTGTACGACGACGCCGGTAAGGAAGAGTCGACAGTGCGTGTGCTCTACAAGGACGTCATCAAACGCCTGGAAACCCTGGCTGCCGAGGACAAGGAACGCGGCGCCGGTGATGGCGGCCAATCCGGGCTACAAGTCAGCAGTCAGCCTCGGCTTATGAGCCGTCGCACCTTGAGGGCTTTGTAA
- a CDS encoding HI1506-related protein: MTIVITSKRDGFRRCGIAHPSTPTSYADDFFTDEQLEALSKEPQLILAYGADGFDQVQEQVNEPLSQTPSSQAPDALETSQSQAFEANAAPVGDAVVDTAAQVLGDSEPGPDAQGPGPVTVDGRPADDSPAPSGAVEAPVKPEKARSTKAKADGK, encoded by the coding sequence ATGACGATTGTTATCACCTCCAAGCGCGACGGTTTCCGTCGCTGCGGTATCGCCCATCCCAGTACGCCGACGAGCTACGCGGACGACTTCTTCACGGATGAACAGTTGGAGGCGCTGAGTAAAGAGCCGCAATTGATCCTCGCCTATGGGGCGGATGGATTCGACCAGGTGCAGGAGCAGGTCAATGAACCTTTGTCGCAAACCCCGTCATCGCAAGCGCCCGACGCCCTGGAAACAAGCCAGTCGCAAGCGTTTGAAGCAAACGCTGCACCTGTGGGTGATGCAGTGGTCGACACCGCCGCTCAAGTCCTGGGCGACAGCGAGCCAGGACCGGATGCTCAGGGACCTGGCCCGGTTACGGTAGATGGGCGCCCTGCGGACGACTCGCCCGCACCCTCGGGTGCAGTTGAAGCGCCTGTTAAGCCTGAGAAAGCCCGCTCCACCAAAGCCAAGGCCGACGGCAAATGA
- a CDS encoding Mu-like prophage major head subunit gpT family protein, which yields MIITSSSLTALFTAFKAEFQNAQATTPTDWKRIATPVPSSSASNTYGWLGQFPTFREWIGDRVLKNMAAHGYSITNKKFESSVGVPRDSIEDDEIGVYKPLFAEMGRASSAHPDELVFGLLKAGLTTQCYDGQNFFDADHPVYPETDGTGTAVSVSNYKDGTGPAWYLLDVSRAIKPIIFQTRRNYALKAMTSMDDEQVFMRDEYRYGVDARVNVGFGFWQFAYCSKEPLTAETYGAARAAMKNFQADGGRPLGINPGLLVVPSQLEGMARKILVKDADNGNEWAGTAEVLAPSWLG from the coding sequence ATGATCATTACATCCAGCTCCTTGACGGCATTGTTTACCGCGTTCAAGGCAGAGTTTCAGAACGCCCAGGCGACAACCCCAACGGATTGGAAGCGCATCGCTACGCCTGTGCCTTCTTCGTCCGCTAGCAACACCTACGGTTGGCTGGGTCAGTTCCCGACCTTCCGCGAGTGGATCGGCGACCGCGTGCTCAAAAACATGGCGGCGCACGGCTACTCGATCACTAACAAAAAGTTCGAGTCGTCGGTAGGCGTTCCTCGCGACTCCATCGAAGACGACGAGATCGGCGTCTACAAGCCGCTGTTCGCCGAGATGGGCCGGGCCTCTAGCGCCCACCCCGACGAGCTGGTGTTTGGCCTGCTGAAAGCCGGGCTGACCACGCAGTGCTATGACGGCCAAAATTTCTTCGACGCCGATCACCCTGTCTACCCAGAAACTGACGGCACCGGCACGGCCGTATCGGTCAGCAACTACAAGGACGGCACAGGTCCGGCCTGGTATCTGCTCGATGTCAGCCGCGCAATCAAGCCGATCATCTTCCAGACCCGTCGCAACTATGCCCTCAAAGCGATGACCAGCATGGACGATGAGCAGGTGTTCATGCGCGACGAGTACCGCTATGGCGTCGACGCCCGCGTCAATGTGGGTTTCGGTTTCTGGCAATTCGCCTACTGCTCGAAAGAGCCGCTGACCGCCGAGACCTACGGCGCCGCCCGTGCCGCCATGAAGAACTTTCAAGCCGACGGTGGTCGTCCGCTGGGCATCAACCCTGGGCTGCTGGTCGTGCCGTCCCAACTGGAAGGCATGGCACGCAAGATCCTGGTCAAGGACGCCGACAACGGCAACGAGTGGGCAGGCACCGCCGAAGTACTGGCGCCGAGCTGGCTGGGATAA
- a CDS encoding phage protease, whose product MKTQLALNTDLSAAVSDGQAPEWVELIPPGPKVSGRDGRQWLFDEQAGLLVQSSFTGRAIDLPIDWEHATQHRATKGEDAPAAGWIKQLEIRNGGLWGLVDWTPRGANQVVNREYRFLSPVFDYESDSTRIVRLVSAGLTNKPNFLLTALNQETLENSPVKLSPALLAALGLPETATEEQAIAATTQLKTTAQAMNAERPNLEQFVPRADYNALESRAINAEQALATQKKADHEKAVDALITAATQAGKITPATVDYHRAACQDETGLARFKAFVEAAPVVAAASNLGERKPDNTATALNAEEQKVASLLGMSEAEFIKGKA is encoded by the coding sequence ATGAAAACACAACTCGCCCTCAACACTGACCTATCCGCCGCCGTCTCTGACGGCCAGGCGCCTGAATGGGTCGAACTTATCCCCCCAGGCCCAAAGGTCTCTGGCCGTGACGGTCGGCAATGGTTGTTCGATGAGCAGGCCGGGTTGCTCGTGCAATCTAGCTTCACCGGTCGCGCTATCGATCTGCCCATCGATTGGGAGCACGCCACCCAGCACCGAGCCACCAAGGGCGAAGACGCCCCGGCCGCTGGCTGGATCAAGCAACTGGAAATCCGGAACGGCGGCCTGTGGGGTCTTGTCGATTGGACGCCCCGCGGTGCCAATCAAGTCGTCAACCGCGAATACCGCTTCCTTTCTCCCGTCTTCGACTACGAATCCGACTCCACGCGCATTGTGCGCCTGGTCAGCGCCGGGCTGACCAACAAACCCAACTTTCTGCTGACAGCCCTCAACCAAGAAACCCTGGAGAACTCGCCTGTGAAGCTTTCACCTGCGCTTTTGGCCGCGCTCGGCTTGCCCGAAACCGCCACCGAAGAACAGGCCATCGCGGCCACCACGCAACTCAAAACCACCGCCCAGGCAATGAATGCCGAACGGCCCAACCTGGAACAGTTCGTCCCTCGGGCGGATTACAACGCTTTGGAGAGCCGCGCCATTAACGCCGAACAAGCACTGGCCACGCAGAAGAAAGCCGACCACGAGAAGGCGGTCGACGCCCTGATCACTGCTGCTACCCAGGCCGGAAAGATCACCCCAGCCACTGTTGATTACCACCGTGCCGCCTGCCAGGACGAAACCGGGTTGGCCCGCTTCAAGGCCTTTGTCGAGGCGGCGCCGGTTGTGGCCGCTGCCAGCAACTTGGGCGAACGCAAGCCAGACAACACGGCTACGGCGCTGAACGCCGAAGAGCAAAAGGTCGCCTCGCTGCTGGGTATGAGCGAAGCCGAGTTCATCAAGGGCAAGGCGTAA
- a CDS encoding phage virion morphogenesis protein: MAGAMLNVELDDSRTGAALTELMGRLGDLTTPLLDIAEYLHQSTDDRFRRQVAPDGSPWAPLAPSTLAKKRDARILRETGALQDTLRHSVSNNELAFGTDRPYGAIHQFGGKIEHAARSQQVYFRQGKDGSVGNRFVRKRTSNFSQWVTRGAHSAELPERPYLGLSSEDDEELIFIVKNYLLEPVGD, encoded by the coding sequence GTGGCCGGTGCAATGCTTAATGTGGAACTGGACGACAGCCGGACGGGGGCTGCGCTCACAGAGCTGATGGGGCGCCTTGGGGATCTGACGACACCCCTCCTGGACATCGCCGAGTACTTGCATCAATCCACGGACGATAGATTCAGGCGCCAGGTTGCTCCTGATGGTTCGCCCTGGGCGCCGCTTGCGCCATCAACCTTGGCCAAAAAGAGAGATGCCCGCATCCTGCGGGAGACAGGTGCCCTCCAGGACACGCTACGTCATAGCGTCAGCAATAACGAGCTAGCGTTTGGCACCGACCGCCCTTACGGTGCGATCCACCAGTTTGGCGGCAAGATCGAGCACGCGGCAAGATCGCAGCAGGTCTACTTCCGTCAGGGTAAGGATGGTTCGGTCGGGAATCGCTTTGTTAGGAAACGCACATCCAATTTTTCACAGTGGGTGACACGAGGTGCGCACTCGGCAGAGTTGCCCGAACGCCCCTATCTAGGCTTGTCCTCTGAGGATGATGAGGAGCTGATTTTTATTGTTAAAAATTACCTTCTAGAGCCGGTTGGCGATTGA
- a CDS encoding PBECR2 nuclease fold domain-containing protein has translation MAVSHGSLPFKEQIDYFRGKTDVPTRAWTDIYNVEHDWAFVVAGTMKRDLLCDMRGAVEKAISQGLTLEQFRKDFDQVVGKHGWQYNGGRGWRSRVIYETNLRQSYNAGRETQMADPELRKRRPFGIYRHGDSAHPRPQHLAWDGTVLPLDDPWWTTHSPQNGWGCKCKKFMLSQRDVDRQGLTVGPAPVIEYESRTIGVNSPNGPRVVQVPKGIDPGFDYAPGQSRLNAAVPPLRAYDPLPDPGARASSIQGAGLPNRRAPGALPPAREMAPDRLLPTDLSDSEYVERFLGEFGATDAKPVVFKDVTGDTVVIGRELFTNAKTGALKIRKRGHARELLLLADAIKDPDEVWVRLEWLYSRNKAVVRRRYISRYQVDGEPVPALSVFEVGDDGWDGVTTFSPESNDPDYLEQLRIGVRLYRRPQIGQK, from the coding sequence ATGGCGGTATCTCATGGCTCTCTTCCATTCAAAGAGCAAATCGACTATTTCCGGGGCAAGACGGACGTTCCAACCCGCGCTTGGACGGACATTTATAACGTCGAACATGACTGGGCTTTTGTCGTCGCCGGGACGATGAAGCGGGACCTGCTTTGTGACATGCGCGGCGCCGTTGAAAAGGCGATTAGCCAGGGTTTGACCCTTGAACAGTTCAGAAAGGACTTCGACCAGGTTGTTGGAAAGCATGGATGGCAGTACAACGGCGGCCGGGGCTGGCGCTCCCGCGTGATTTACGAAACCAACCTACGTCAGTCCTATAACGCTGGCCGTGAAACGCAGATGGCGGACCCTGAGCTGCGCAAGCGTCGGCCTTTTGGGATTTATCGTCACGGAGATAGTGCGCACCCACGGCCGCAGCATCTGGCATGGGATGGCACGGTGTTACCCCTGGATGATCCATGGTGGACGACTCATAGTCCGCAGAATGGTTGGGGCTGCAAGTGCAAGAAGTTCATGCTTAGTCAGCGAGACGTTGACCGGCAAGGGCTGACGGTGGGTCCTGCGCCGGTTATTGAATACGAAAGTAGGACCATCGGCGTTAACAGTCCGAACGGCCCCAGAGTGGTCCAGGTGCCCAAAGGAATTGATCCAGGCTTCGACTATGCGCCCGGTCAATCGCGGTTGAATGCAGCCGTTCCACCTCTGCGAGCCTATGACCCTCTGCCTGATCCCGGAGCGCGTGCAAGTAGCATTCAAGGCGCCGGACTGCCGAACCGTCGTGCACCAGGTGCGCTGCCTCCAGCGCGAGAAATGGCGCCCGACCGGCTGTTGCCGACGGACTTAAGCGATTCGGAATATGTAGAGCGATTCCTCGGTGAGTTCGGCGCGACCGATGCAAAGCCGGTGGTGTTCAAGGACGTGACTGGGGACACAGTGGTCATCGGGCGCGAGTTGTTCACCAATGCCAAAACAGGCGCTTTGAAGATTCGCAAGCGCGGCCACGCCCGCGAGCTGCTGCTCCTGGCCGACGCGATCAAAGATCCCGATGAGGTATGGGTGCGCTTGGAGTGGCTTTATTCCAGGAACAAGGCCGTTGTGCGCCGTCGCTACATCTCGCGCTATCAAGTCGATGGCGAGCCTGTTCCGGCGCTGTCTGTGTTCGAGGTGGGGGATGATGGTTGGGACGGTGTCACGACGTTTTCACCGGAGTCGAATGATCCCGACTACCTGGAACAACTCAGGATTGGGGTTCGCTTGTATCGCCGACCGCAGATTGGTCAGAAATAA
- a CDS encoding DUF935 domain-containing protein — protein MADSRIVDQYGRPIQYDKLTEELAAARTTGIRQVWHQSVASGLTPGRLANILQAASEGSAHDYLTLAEEMEERDLHYASVLGTRKLAVAGLNIRVEAASDDAEDIRRADALKEVVDSPEFGELQADLTDAMGKGYAVSEIMWDRSGKTWNPSRFEPRDQRFFQFDRDTGRELRLLDEADPVDGVALAPYKFIVHLPRIRSGLPIRGGLARLAAVGYMCKAWTWKDWMGFADIFGMPMRVGRYGPGASKEDIATLMSAVANLGSDAAAVIPDSMRIDFTQAANVTGAGDFFKGLAEWWDKQVSKAVVGQTMSTDDGSSQAQATVHNEVRLDLLQADAKAESNTLQRYFVRPWCDLNFAPGRPYPRLILDVPQPEDSKILIQALKDLVPLGLKVEQSVIRDKLNIPEPAAGAELLGMPAPVVSPALAQATNREQTPVKPAAIPDIVDNQVRRLEQAVAGPLDDMVEQIKELLDTVNSLEEFRDRLIETYPMMNTAQLADAIADGLAAASLAGRDDILRGL, from the coding sequence ATGGCTGATTCACGCATCGTCGACCAGTACGGCCGACCCATCCAGTACGACAAACTCACCGAAGAACTGGCCGCCGCCCGCACCACTGGCATTCGCCAGGTTTGGCACCAGTCGGTGGCCAGCGGCCTGACGCCTGGTCGGCTCGCCAATATCCTGCAAGCTGCCTCCGAAGGCTCAGCCCATGACTACCTGACCCTGGCCGAGGAAATGGAAGAGCGCGATCTGCATTACGCCTCGGTCCTGGGCACTCGCAAGTTAGCGGTGGCTGGCCTGAACATCCGGGTTGAGGCTGCGAGCGACGACGCCGAGGACATCCGTCGGGCCGATGCGTTGAAAGAGGTTGTCGACTCGCCCGAATTTGGCGAGCTGCAAGCCGACCTGACCGACGCCATGGGCAAGGGTTACGCTGTGTCGGAGATCATGTGGGATCGCAGCGGCAAGACCTGGAACCCATCACGCTTTGAACCCCGCGACCAGCGCTTCTTTCAATTCGACCGAGACACCGGCCGGGAACTGCGCTTGCTAGATGAGGCTGATCCCGTCGACGGCGTTGCGTTGGCACCTTACAAGTTCATCGTCCACCTGCCGCGCATCCGTTCGGGTCTGCCTATCCGGGGCGGCTTGGCGCGTCTCGCCGCCGTTGGTTACATGTGCAAGGCCTGGACCTGGAAAGACTGGATGGGCTTTGCCGACATCTTTGGCATGCCCATGCGCGTCGGTCGCTATGGACCAGGGGCGAGTAAAGAAGACATTGCGACACTCATGTCGGCGGTGGCCAACCTCGGCAGCGATGCCGCCGCCGTCATCCCTGACAGCATGCGCATCGACTTCACCCAGGCCGCTAATGTCACGGGCGCGGGTGACTTCTTCAAAGGTCTGGCCGAGTGGTGGGATAAACAGGTCAGTAAGGCGGTGGTCGGGCAAACCATGTCTACCGACGACGGTTCCAGCCAAGCCCAAGCCACGGTGCATAACGAGGTACGCCTTGACCTGTTGCAAGCCGACGCCAAGGCTGAATCCAACACCCTGCAACGGTACTTCGTCCGCCCCTGGTGCGACCTGAACTTTGCACCAGGTCGACCTTATCCGCGTCTGATCCTGGACGTTCCACAACCGGAAGATTCGAAGATTCTGATACAGGCGCTAAAGGATCTAGTGCCACTGGGCCTGAAGGTCGAGCAGTCGGTTATTCGGGACAAGCTCAATATTCCCGAACCAGCGGCCGGGGCGGAACTGCTGGGCATGCCAGCGCCGGTCGTTTCTCCAGCTTTGGCACAGGCAACGAACCGTGAGCAGACGCCAGTCAAGCCAGCGGCTATTCCGGACATCGTGGATAACCAGGTGCGGAGGTTGGAACAGGCCGTAGCGGGCCCCTTAGATGACATGGTCGAGCAAATCAAAGAATTGCTCGACACCGTCAATAGCTTGGAAGAGTTTCGGGATCGGTTGATTGAAACCTATCCAATGATGAACACCGCCCAGTTGGCAGATGCAATTGCCGATGGGCTTGCGGCTGCCAGTTTGGCTGGGCGAGATGACATATTGCGAGGACTATGA